In the genome of Excalfactoria chinensis isolate bCotChi1 chromosome 20, bCotChi1.hap2, whole genome shotgun sequence, the window TGCCAGGGGCCCAAAGGTGATCAGGATCACCACATCTCCAAGTGCAACATATTTAAATCCAATTCCTGTGGCAAAACACAAGAATACAATGAAGCATCATCAAACAACtcaaatgacagcagagaaTGAATTAGAACAGATCATCTTTCCCATAGAAATACTGTAAAACAGCCAACATGTGCGCAGCTAAGAggcatatttttctcttttttccaaagagaataaagaaaacgCAGCTTGTTAATTTCTCCAGCCTCTCATGTTGTACCAACCCAACCTGGAACAACACTAAGAACATCCTCTTCCCAGTAAAACAAGCACATACTGTTCCGCATTCTCAATGGAATTCCATCTAGAGAATAACAACATTCCAAAACGTAAGAAATTCCACCAATGGAAAAGAACATATGCAGCAAGTCGTACATGAGATGTACACCACAAAAAGCTTCAGTAGGGGTTGTAAGGAGCATCTACAGCCCCACAGAGATAACAATGTGGATACAAGTTATAACAATGTTGCTACACTTGCTAATGTTCGTTGATGAATGGGCCTGGACCTGCCCTGCAATTTTTGCTCAGATAACAGGAAGAGCTGTGTTTCTGAACCAAGGAGATAAGGAAGTTTTACAGAGCCTTTATACCAAGGAAATAGGAGATCCTGCTTGGAATCAGTCACTGAATACATAATTCTGAGAAACTTGCCTACATAACACATCTCTTGGAAATCTCCTCATGTGTAACACAAGTAATGCATATTAACTAAAGATCTTCTGCAAGCACGCAAGCTGTGCTGATAGGAGGATTACCCCCATGCGTTCAGCACTGCTATTAAATAACTACTTTTTAACACTACAACTTGAGTTTCTCCTGATCAACTGCCTTACAGTATCAATGTTTCGATGCTACTTTCCAGCTGAACTTGATGCATCCTCACACCTTCCCACAGCAATCAAAGTCAAGGCTATGTACCAGCGTTCCAGGGAATACCACCAAATATTTTCCAGGCTTCTTATTAGATCACTTGAATCTCCTCTGACACATTCAGACTGAAAGTAAAATGGGACCCGGTGCTTACCTCCAGTATAGAGGAAGGAGCTGGACAGCCCCCCGAAGTAAATCAGGGCCAGGTGCTCCAGCTTCAGCGTTGAGACGGCGTagagccctgcagcacagacgCAGCCTACAGTGTAGAGGAACACCCCGAACAGGACCACGTCCTGAGGTTCCAAGATCTGGTCCACCAACGTCCTGTCATCGCTCTTCTTGTGATCGATGCCTTTGGAGAAGTCGTAGTAGGTGTTCACCAGGTTGCCGGCCCCGTGCACGGCCAGTACGGCCACGGCGCTGCCCACCAGCAGCCGCGGGTCCAGCGCTCCCTCGGCCCGGTAGGCCAACGCGCTGCCCAGAGCCACGGGGGTGAGGGAAGCGCTGAAGCTCCACGGCCGCAGGGCCAGCACATAGGCCGCGCACTTCTGCCTCCAGCCGCCGGCGGGGCCGCGCTCGGCCCCCGCCCCGCAGTCGTTCCTCTCGCCGCCGCGAGGGCTCTCGGCGTTAATGCTGATCTTCTGCACCAGCTCCGCCGGCCCCATGCTCTCGCAGCACCTGCAAGGAGAAGGGCCGCGCGTCAGGGCCCGGAGGGGCGGGCGGGACGCACCGCCACCATGGCCGCGCCTGAGGAGAGCCCCGCGCAGCGCCGGAGGCGACACGCAccgccccccccgcccctcaGCCCCGCGCCGAGGGTTCCGCTGCCGTGCGGCCCAACGGCGATCCGTAACGCCCCGCCGGGGTCCGATGGAAGCACAGAGTGCGGCACGGGCGGCTCCGAGGCGCCTCCCAGCCCCGCTCTAGGCGCCATCGCGTTTGCTGAGAGCCGCCCTGCCGCGCCCGCCCTCGGCCCCACACGGACCCATTTCGGGAACACACCGGGCGCGGCGCGCAGCGATGCCGCAGCTCGGCCTTGGCGCATGCGCACAAGAACACACGGCCAACCGTAGGGGGCGGTCGGCAGCCGGGCCTGCACAGCTCCCCATTGCCACAGCGCTGATTGGCAGCGCCGTGACGGGCGCTCTGCTGGTGGCTCCTCGGGAGGAGAGGCGGGGCTAGGAGCgccccttcccttttctcctatTTCTATTGGCTGAATGGAGTACCTATCAAACCTTTTCTGGGAGCCTATTGGCCCGTAGCGTCTCGCCGGTCCGGTAGGCGCGGGGGAGGCTGCCGGGGCCCGGAGCGGGGGAGCTGGCGGCGGCGTTTGGGGTGGAGGTGGTGAGTGAGTGTCGCTCGGGAGCCTCCCTTCAGCATCCCTTAACTCCTCGCTCCCTGGCGCGGTTCCGCCATCACGGCCCTCCCGCCTCACAGCCCGCCAGGCCGGCGCCGAGCGCCCTGTCAGCGGTCCGGCCGCCTCAGCCCCGCGGCCTCCCTCAGCCCCACGGCGGAGGCCCCGCGCCCGCCGCGCTGCGCGCCCTCAGCCTTCCCGCGTCCCCGGCTTGTGGAGCTCGGGCCTGTCGGCTCCCTCAGCGGGGATGGCGCTCCCTCAGAGGGCTCCTCTCGTCCTGAGGTCACCTCGCGCGGTGTTCTTCGTGGGGTTTGTGGCCGTGTGGGGAATATAGGGGGAAAAAGATAGAAGCTTTGGTGCGTGGTGGTGCTGTGGGCCCTCCTGTCAAGTGGCCAGCTTGGGTTTATGTGATTTGATGTTTTGAAacctttaaaatgttctttaccaacaccccccccccaaaaaaaatatatatatcaacaAGACCAAGCCCCACTTGTGAGGGACTTCTGATGCGTGTTACAATAGCAAACATCCCACTGCAGTGACTGCTGTTGCTATAAGTGGCCATCTCATCTCTAAATATCTCCTGAGGAATGTACTGCTAGCCAGGCCCCAAGTGTTGTTAGAACATGGGGATTTCTGTGGAGAAACTTGGCTGAAAATGCTCGCAGAGGAATCAGATGCCATCATGGCACACTTGTGGGAAGGACTCTGCCTTGTTATAGGGTGACTGTAAAGCTTTGTCTTACTGTGGTGTCTCTTTGGCTGTGGTGTTTCTTGCAGTTAGAGCACCGTGGGTGCACCTGGGCTACCAGAGTGTGTTTTGGTGTTGGAGGAACCAGGGAGGAAGTGGGCTGTGGGAAATGTCTCAGTGTGATGTGGTTTGATCATGGGGCTGTAGTGCCTAGGGGAAGGTAATGGTTGGCTGTATTGTTTATACTGACTGGCATAGCATCCTTGCACGCAATGGGATATATGTTGGAAAAAGGCTGTAGGGGCAGAGTTAAGAAGCTCAGAGATTTCAGTAACTGAAAGTACTAAAAATCCTGTGTCTCTGAAGAACTTACAGGACTTGATGCCCCAAGCCCCAGCATAACAGCACCATGTCAGGCACTGTGTCTATTCTCCAACAATTTGCCAATGGCTTGAAGAGTCGCAGTGAAGAAACAAGGGCAAAAGCTGCCAAGGACCTGCAGCATTATGTCACCATGGAGCTCCGTGAAGTGAGTGCTGCAAGAAATGAATAATCTGTCTATCAAATGAACATAGGGTACTGGCTGGGTACTCTGGGGATGGATGTTTTTGGAACATAGAAACTGTTATTAGTGAGGAGGTGGGGCATAACATGGAGCTTACCTTTGCCCAAGCATGTAGGAGAGGATAAATAAACTCAACAGGTCAAGGGCATAAAGAAGAGAAGCTGTTTATAATGCGTGgttgatttaatttctttccattaGTGTAACCTAAGGAGCATTGTCTCTATGGAGGTTTTGGAAGTAGCAAGAGAAGAGAGAATGCTGAAAGCCTATATGAATCTTTTCCTGTTACAGATGAGCCAGGAGGAGTCCACGAGGTTTTATGATCAGCTGAACCATCACATTTTTGAACTGGTCTCTAGCTCTGATGCAAATGAAAGGAAGGGTGGCATTTTGGCTATAGGTGAGTAAAAGTGCTTTATGCCTTTGAGTTTTCTCTTCAGGTACTTGATCAATTGGGACAGATTTTCCAAACAAATGAACTTGTGCAGTCAGAGCCTTATGTCCAACTGCTCAATACGTTGGGTGTGTGCTAGCTGCTGGGCTCAGAAATTCTGTCTGTTAGTGTCAGCGTGGGAGCTGCTGAGTGCTGAGAGTGGCTGAAAACCTGGTGCTTAATGGGCAGTGAGCTCTTCTGGGAGTCAAACATCAAACATGAATGAGTGCTGAGCACATGAAAATTCTGTTCCTGAGCTCAACAGAACAATTTGTGCTCTCTGATatagtggttggcagccctgctgaggcagggggattggaactagatgatctttgaggtctcttccagcccaagtgattctgtggttctatttTATTTGTGTCCTGGAGGGCTGACTTCTGAACTCTTCTCTGTCTGAGGACATTGAATATTGTTATTTACATTTACCTGGCTCAGTAACAGCATCCTCCATCCAAGGGAGAGACTCATGGAGCTTTTGCCTTAATTCTGATCAGGTGTTCCATCAGTTGCTCTGGTTGTGCTTTCTGTGATGTGGCAGAGCTGCCTGTATTTTAATTGTTAAGAAAATCCGCTTGTGTACATACTTCGTTTTCTGGATGAGTAGCAATTACTTCTCTAACTACCAAATAGGAGTTGCCTATGGGTTACCTTCACAGACGTAATCATCCAGTCCCAACAAGTTTGAAGACAGTGGAAGCCTCATAGCTAGAGAAATTGTTCTTGACAACATCTGATTTTTAAGCTGACAGTATTGCTTTAAAATTGTTTCTGTGACTTTAGTGCTGTTGAAAGGTACTGGCTTGACAGCCCTGACTACTGGTGGCCTCTTTATCTACAGAGCAGATACAACCCAGGTACTACCAGCATGCCTCCATTCCTAAGGCTGATGGTAGAGAGCAGTTTCTGTGGTCCATTCAGTCTTCCACTTCTCTGCTTGTCCGTTTAACAAGTTCAGGTTTGGAAGAATGGTGACCCTCTCCTATtattttggttgtttattttattttattttattttattttttcctgaggattTTTAGTTTAGGACAAGTTAACGGGAATCTTTAAGGAATGGATAGGGGATACTAACTCCCAATTAGGGATTAGCTGCTGTCTGCTCCACTGATCCCTAGGGAGAACCTACAGCACTGCTCCTTTTCTCTACAGCCAGCCTCATTGGTGTTGAAGGAGGCAATGCCACCCGTATCGGCAGGTTTGCAAACTATCTGAGGAACCTTTTGCCATCCAATGACCCAGTTGTAATGGAAATGGCCTCCAAGGCTATCGGGCGGCTTGCAATGGCTGGTGACACCTTCACAGCTGAGTATGTGGAGTTTGAGGTGAAACGTGCTCTGGAATGGCTGGGGGCTGACAGGAATGAAGGTCGAAGACATGCAGCTGtaagtgattatttatttatttatttatttatttgtcttcaCCTGTCTTGGAATGGGATGGTTAGGTTTAATAGTGGTAGGAGAGGTTCTCAGAAAGCTGGGAAATAGCTGTGCAGTGTAAGGATCTGTGATGCTCTTGTAACAGATGC includes:
- the UBIAD1 gene encoding ubiA prenyltransferase domain-containing protein 1 isoform X1, with amino-acid sequence MGSCAGPAADRPLRLAVCSCAHAPRPSCGIAARRARCCESMGPAELVQKISINAESPRGGERNDCGAGAERGPAGGWRQKCAAYVLALRPWSFSASLTPVALGSALAYRAEGALDPRLLVGSAVAVLAVHGAGNLVNTYYDFSKGIDHKKSDDRTLVDQILEPQDVVLFGVFLYTVGCVCAAGLYAVSTLKLEHLALIYFGGLSSSFLYTGGIGFKYVALGDVVILITFGPLAVMFAHAVQVGYLSVSPLLYAVPLALSTEAILHSNNTRDMESDQQAGIVTLAILIGPAFSYVLYTVLLFLPYLIFCVLATRYTISMALPLLTIPMAFSLERQFRSQNFNKIPQRTAKLNLLLGLFYVFGIMLAPAGALPKL
- the UBIAD1 gene encoding ubiA prenyltransferase domain-containing protein 1 isoform X2 → MGPAELVQKISINAESPRGGERNDCGAGAERGPAGGWRQKCAAYVLALRPWSFSASLTPVALGSALAYRAEGALDPRLLVGSAVAVLAVHGAGNLVNTYYDFSKGIDHKKSDDRTLVDQILEPQDVVLFGVFLYTVGCVCAAGLYAVSTLKLEHLALIYFGGLSSSFLYTGGIGFKYVALGDVVILITFGPLAVMFAHAVQVGYLSVSPLLYAVPLALSTEAILHSNNTRDMESDQQAGIVTLAILIGPAFSYVLYTVLLFLPYLIFCVLATRYTISMALPLLTIPMAFSLERQFRSQNFNKIPQRTAKLNLLLGLFYVFGIMLAPAGALPKL